The Oreochromis niloticus isolate F11D_XX linkage group LG18, O_niloticus_UMD_NMBU, whole genome shotgun sequence DNA window GGACCTCAGACTTAAAGCCCTTTGAACTTTGAACGATCAGATAAACAACTTGTGCAACAGCAGGTGTCCGTGACGGTCTGGTTCTACTAGCTACAGGTATGCTGTTTCTGTGAACTGCAGACCTGTTGTTCACAGGCTGCTCACTCTATGCAGTTGTTGGGCAGGACACTCGTTGCTCTAagtgagtcacacatttttcAACTTTGTCTTTTCACTGCCCTACACATCCTATTAAGAAgctgtataataataataattagtaTTTTTATTGTGTCTTCACCTGGATGTTGCTTTCTGCTAAAGCAACTTGCAAACCGGATGGTGAAAAGATTTTAATGACAACATTAGCTTCATGTGTTCTTCTGCTTGTCATCAGTATCTCATTTTCTAATTTTGTGAGATGACAAAAACGGTAGTTCCTGACTAATCACATTAAAACGCTCATCTGGTAGTTATTATAAGGAGACCGTAAACAGCAAGACTCTCAAAGGCTGCTATATATGTCTTGTTTTgggcaacaaaaacaaacattattattcatttatgtaCAGTTGTACACGATAAGAGGTGTTTCTGCTCTCAGTCAGAGAACACATAAAATAAGTGATTAGACTGCAACTATGGGATATGGTGAAGGGAATTTACACCCAGTGAAGATGACGGGAAATTAATTCTTTCATTGCTGTTGCAGTGTATACAGTACCTGAACGAGTACCAACACAGACCCATGGAAAATGAGCATCTATATGTAAATGTTGCCCTTTATTCTGGACAGCATTTGGTCTTTACTTAGACTTGTTCTCTGCATTCATATTGTTTTATAATGTTGAGCTGCtctttgagtttgtgtgtggcCCACCCCTAGAGCCACACAATATCGAAATTCTTCCAGCCAGTGATCAGACCAATGAGATATGCCTCTGATACAGTTCTGACACAGATCACCTGTGATTTCAGGATTGGCTGGGCACCTGTGGAGCAGCTGGAAAAGAAAGGCACGGAGATGTTAAAGTCCTCAGGCACAAAAGGAACAGGTGGGTACAGGATAAAATGCAAAGCACAAAGGCAAAAGAAATAACATTACAAAGTGATTATGGTGATGATTGTCAGGGGGACCGACAGATGCTCACACACCAGCTGAACCTCTCCTCATGTATAAAGCTAAAGAGGACAAAGCACAGACTGAGGAAGAGAATGCGAAGTGTGAAGACCTTAAGGCTCCAGTGGGGCTTTTAATGAAGGTACAGTAATGCAACTGGTCCAGCTTATCCACACTTCATGCTCTGTCCACAGAgtgcttttttctttgcatgtttCAAATGTCTGAAATGTTTTTTGCTTCAACTTTAAAGTGAAAATGTTAACTTTCAGTTCCTCAGAGCTCTGAAGGACAAATACTTCAAGCTGGCTGTTAAACTCTGTCACATGAGTACGTATCCTGCACCTGTTTGCTATACGTCTGTCTGTCGGTCAATGAATAAGTGAGCGAGCCGCCAAGTTAGTCAATGCTACCTCTTCTCTCCTCGCTCCAGTTCTCATCTACGAGCCAGACAATCCTGAGGCCTCAGAGTTCCTCCCATTGATCCAGAAGAAGCTGCTGGAAGGTGACAGTTGTCTTTGTACAAACACTTTAGGCTGCATGTTACAGACTAAACATCGAAGGTGTTGTTTGATTTTTCCATCAGAGCAAGACGCAGAGAGAAGCAACGAGGAAGAAagtgatgaggaggaggatgacatTGATTCCGGAAGTGATGAGGACTCCTCTCATAGCTCatcttgctcctcttcttcaGCCTCagatgattgattgattgattgattgattgattgactgataGTACTGATGATGAtcatgatgatgattatgaaaAGGAAAACTATTTTAGCAGACACAAGCCATGCCCTCCTGCTCATATTTACCCTTAAAGCTGTTCGACCTGTCTAGCAGGGACTATGTTACatatattgtgtttattttaaggCACACTGCCGCTGCCCACAGTCGCAGTCTTTTCAGTGTAGACACAGTGACAGTTACATATTCTCTCATATTTTCACCTGGAAATAAAGTAGCTCCTGTGGACTGAGCGGATGCCCTCATTTCCTGAAAACGTGAACTGATAAATCGCTGATAGATCACCCGTGAAAATATACGGGCAAACCACACACGCTTCCTGATAAATCCGATAAACCTCCGGTTGCAGGTTAACCTGCAGAAGAGACTGTAAATGAATCTACTTGATCAGTGTCATATCCATTTTGAGAATGATTATGTGATTAAATGCAAAATACCTTAACCCATTCGAACTGATGGTAAAAATGCATCGGAAAATACAACCCTGCAGTTTTATGACCAGACATGCCAAAACTGAACACTAGGAACACACAGCACATACAGTTAGCTGCTAACTGCTCAACACAAAGAAGCAGCTGAAGAGTTTCGGCCTATAGATGTGATGATATGTAAATGCTGCATTCATGTTCCTCATTCTTGTtaatataacagatatttaACAGTCAAAAATCTTCTAAGCGGTTATGTTTGATCATCACTTAAAGTCTCATCAGCAGTCTCCAACTATTGGTCTCCTAGCAGCAATCTGGCCACTCTGCATCCAGCTTGTAACCCCTTTGATGCTGACTCTAGCAGTTATGTTGAAACATTAcctaaactgatttttaaattgTCACCGTcatacaaaaacatgtttatataTCATCATTCAGATTGCATGaaattcaacaaaaaaaaaaaacagcacttttTTCCCTGGAAGTTTACACGTCTACCACCATGTTTGCTGAATCCTCTCATGGCTTTGATTTCAGGATTCTTTAAACATCAGCTCTCTCTGTGTGAAGATGATAAGCGGTGCTGCATGACAGGGAAAAGATGTGGTATATAAGGAGTATGTAAATGTCACAGATTTGTGCATGAAACAAGAGAGACCAAAGCCATCAtttcttacttgttttatttttcacttttcactGTGGATGAGAGCTGTAATGTgacccaaacaaaaaaactgattcTGCAGTCCATCTGGTCCACTATCCAGTCTTTTGTTATGGTGGCAATTAAATtagcacaaataaaatgttagcCTATGTAAACTCATAAGCAGTGAAGACCTTTTATGTGCCCTGTTTTAGTGCAGATGTAAATCCCAGCAGCTAAGCCTCCTTGTTGAAGGCCATCAGTCTGAGTTTATCTTTATGCATCTCCACATGTCACTTGTGAGTGGAGAAAGATATGATTGGCTCCTGATAAAGGCTGAATAAATTGCAGCGGCTGAATGAACATAACGGCTGGTCCCTGCCCATGCACTGGATCCAGAGGCAGGCGTGAGGATGACAGAAAGGACACTAAGCCAGCGCCCGCCGTGCTTCGAAGTCTCGGCGTTATTGTCCGTGGCGAGGTTAAAGCAGTGAGTAGGTCAGAAATTATGATGTAGGCAATGTTTTCATCTCATGAAGGTGAATATTACAGACAGTGCttgcatggatggatggctcCTGGATGGCTTGTCCTGCTCACTTTATAATAAATGTGTCTATTCTGGAATAAATGGCCTAACAGCTTCCACAGGTCCCCAAAACCCAATCAATCAACAGATATGAGGAGATGGGCCGGATGTTCTGAATATGTATCTGTTGGTATTTAAAAGCCCAGCTGTGCAGTTTCCTTCCAAGGTCAATTTCTATGTAACCAAATTTACATTCAAGTCTCCACCCTCATCCCTGTGACACCCACCCACACCTGGAGACACAAGAGCtcgcccacacacacatacacgcacacaggGGCGGGTAAACGTCATCGgtatttttccttttgcttGTTTGGTTCCTTAAAGTGGATTGTAGCTGTCAGTAGCACTCAAGGAAGCTTCATTAGCCGTCAGGGTGGGAGGCAAGGCTGTGACTCATGCCTGCGTGAAGAGACCAATGGGCAGCCGGATCCTCAGATATAAATAACGAATAAAAATATTCTTGAGTGAGAAAGGGTCACTTGCGCGCCGCCGGATGGGATTTTATCAGTGCGCTCTGTTGATATTCCGCCATCGCCACCACTGGACTGTTTCTTGTCGCGCCTTCGGGTGGCAGTTGTAACATTTAAGTTGTACTTTGTCTGGACTCGACAACCTGTGCGCCCCGTGAGCCGGTAAGATCCCTTCTTCTTTCCTTCTCCAGCTGCACCCTTCGTGTCTGTTTCTTCAGAGACAGAGGTTGGGGGGAAGATGCTTAAACCACTCCACTTTTCAGCCGCTGATATCGTGAGATCAGCTTTGGAGGACAAAATGTGAGAgcaaaaactaaacaataataataacaataatgatagAATTCTCACATAAATCATTCCCAGACGGGAGACAGAACGAATTTATTAGTTGTtcagcctctctctctttctctcgctctctcgctGCCTCTCTGTCTCGTGATGACATTGTAGTAAGGGTGGTGTTCAAAGCATATCTTAATTGAAATGTCGATTACTGAGTCAACACATGAATGGGGAACGGTTATTTATGTGGACACTGTCACCTCATTTTATCAATATTTGCTGTCTGTGAAGTATCATTTTTAATGCATTCgttttattctgattttctGATCATCTCGGTGATTTTATACGATGTGAAACGCGGGCCTTACGTGTTCTTTCTTTAATATTTTGGTTTTGATCGTTTAAAATGTCagctgttatataaaaaaacagatttttctttttaaattaaacgATGATTTGGTTTTAATGATCCATAGGAACTTAGTGCAAGAACGAGCCATGTTTCTTTTGCTAGTTcccaacttaaaaaaaaaaacaaaacaaaaaaaaaaacaaatctgtaaaTCTGTGGCCCATTTTCTGTAAACCTGTGTCATGCAGCAGCGCTGGGGTAGTTAACAGCTGACTGGATGCAACACAATCCGAAGAGTGTCTCTAAATAAAACCGATACCCATGCAGCCATTTTATCCCCCAAAGTATTGCGATGTGCGTCTTGGTAGCGCGTTGTGCGCAACTCACTCCAAATTGCGCGGCTTCAGCCGTTTAAAGGGAGAATGAAGCGCTCCCGGTGACGGACGGAGCATCGTTTTCTGATCAAAATCTCGGCCTGCCATTTAAACGGCACGCAATTATCGTAAATCTGACACACAGCCTCTCCTAACACTGAGTCGTTTTGTTTGCAGCTGAATAATTCCCGCACCTGGAAACCAAAGTAACAGAGGACTGATGGCTACGTCTGAGCCGAGAGCTGCCGGCGGGGACCAAGACCCCAACTCAGCTAATTTAAGACCTCCGACCACAAGTAGGTCCCCAAACTCCTCTCCCTGTTAACAACACTTTGGCTTCGGCCCCCCGAGGCTAAATTGTGTTTAAGGTTGTCAGTCTCCAGAGCGCTCGGGCTGTGGTGAAAGCCACTCGGTGCCTTGCTCAAAGACACTTCTGCAGCTCGATCTATCGCCAGCACAGCGGTTTAAACCCAGGTTCACCCTCCACGcgcctctgtctgcttctctctctccctctctgtctctctcccctccttcCCTGTCTGATAAAGGAGAGTGTAGCCCGGGCCATTTGCTGTGCGGGCTC harbors:
- the erich2 gene encoding glutamate-rich protein 2 isoform X1 gives rise to the protein MLKSSGTKGTGGPTDAHTPAEPLLMYKAKEDKAQTEEENAKCEDLKAPVGLLMKFLRALKDKYFKLAVKLCHMILIYEPDNPEASEFLPLIQKKLLEEQDAERSNEEESDEEEDDIDSGSDEDSSHSSSCSSSSASDD
- the erich2 gene encoding glutamate-rich protein 2 isoform X2, with protein sequence MLKSSGTKGTDAHTPAEPLLMYKAKEDKAQTEEENAKCEDLKAPVGLLMKFLRALKDKYFKLAVKLCHMILIYEPDNPEASEFLPLIQKKLLEEQDAERSNEEESDEEEDDIDSGSDEDSSHSSSCSSSSASDD